In Syngnathoides biaculeatus isolate LvHL_M chromosome 5, ASM1980259v1, whole genome shotgun sequence, the following are encoded in one genomic region:
- the rnf115a gene encoding E3 ubiquitin-protein ligase RNF115 isoform X1 encodes MAEAAAVPPHRFFCHCCKGEVNPKLPEYICPRCDSGFIEEVTEDSSSLLESGTNGLDDTTTQFAELWHLLLMERPFSVDGDNPDSEPRLPGGRLGGLSNFGGFGSGPIGGSVPAGFGGSMGSPFGIGDHWGPARPPRLHTQRRYRSRVSSRPDRSPAVEGIVQQFLAGLFANSGVSGSPPLSWTGMLHSNPGDYAWGQGGLDAVITQLLGQLENTGPPPAEKERISSLPFVNITQEQADCCMECPVCKEDFEVGEAVRQLPCNHFFHSACIVPWLEMHDTCPVCRKSLNGEDSSSQPPSEPHSLSMDPRTQERWSF; translated from the exons ATGGCGGAGGCTGCGGCTGTTCCCCCGCATCGCTTTTTCTGTCACTGTTGTAAGGGAGAAGTAAACCCGAAACTCCCG GAGTATATCTGTCCTCGCTGTGACTCAGGCTTCATCGAAGAAGTGACAGAGGACTCCAG CAGCCTCTTAGAGAGCGGCACCAACGGACTAGATGACACGACCACTCAGTTTGCAGAG CTTTGGCACCTGCTCTTAATGGAGCGGCCATTTTCAGTCGACGGCGACAACCCCGATTCGGAACCTCGGCTCCCCGGAGGGCGCTTGGGCGGGCTCAGCAACTTTGGGGGGTTTGGAAGCGGACCCATTGGGGGCTCGGTCCCCGCTGGCTTCGGGGGGTCCATGGGGAGTCCGTTTGGGATCGGCGACCACTGGGGTCCGGCGCGACCCCCACGCCTACACACCCAGAGGAGATACAGGTCCAGAGTCAGCAGCAGGCCCGACCGCTCGCCCGCTGTCGAAGG GATTGTACAACAGTTCCTCGCCGGCCTCTTCGCTAACTCTGGTGTCTCCGGCTCGCCGCCGCTGTCATG GACAGGGATGCTGCATTCTAATCCAGGGGACTACGCCTGGGGACAGGGGGGCCTGGATGCTGTCATAACACAA ttaCTAGGTCAACTGGAGAACACGGGGCCTCCCCCAGCAGAGAAAGAGAGGATCTCTTCTCTCCCCTTTGTAAATATTACTCAGGAACAAGCAG ACTGTTGTATGGAATGTCCAGTGTGCAAAGAGGACTTTGAGGTGGGCGAGGCCGTCCGACAGCTCCCCTGTAACCACTTCTTCCATTCGGCCTGTATAGTACCATGGTTGGAGATG CACGACACGTGTCCAGTTTGTCGGAAGAGTTTGAACGGCGAAGACAGCAGCAGCCAGCCCCCGTCAGAGCCCCACTCCCTTTCCATGGACCCCCGCACACAGGAGAGGTGGTCCTTCTGA
- the rnf115a gene encoding E3 ubiquitin-protein ligase RNF115 isoform X2 encodes MAEAAAVPPHRFFCHCCKGEVNPKLPEYICPRCDSGFIEEVTEDSSLLESGTNGLDDTTTQFAELWHLLLMERPFSVDGDNPDSEPRLPGGRLGGLSNFGGFGSGPIGGSVPAGFGGSMGSPFGIGDHWGPARPPRLHTQRRYRSRVSSRPDRSPAVEGIVQQFLAGLFANSGVSGSPPLSWTGMLHSNPGDYAWGQGGLDAVITQLLGQLENTGPPPAEKERISSLPFVNITQEQADCCMECPVCKEDFEVGEAVRQLPCNHFFHSACIVPWLEMHDTCPVCRKSLNGEDSSSQPPSEPHSLSMDPRTQERWSF; translated from the exons ATGGCGGAGGCTGCGGCTGTTCCCCCGCATCGCTTTTTCTGTCACTGTTGTAAGGGAGAAGTAAACCCGAAACTCCCG GAGTATATCTGTCCTCGCTGTGACTCAGGCTTCATCGAAGAAGTGACAGAGGACTCCAG CCTCTTAGAGAGCGGCACCAACGGACTAGATGACACGACCACTCAGTTTGCAGAG CTTTGGCACCTGCTCTTAATGGAGCGGCCATTTTCAGTCGACGGCGACAACCCCGATTCGGAACCTCGGCTCCCCGGAGGGCGCTTGGGCGGGCTCAGCAACTTTGGGGGGTTTGGAAGCGGACCCATTGGGGGCTCGGTCCCCGCTGGCTTCGGGGGGTCCATGGGGAGTCCGTTTGGGATCGGCGACCACTGGGGTCCGGCGCGACCCCCACGCCTACACACCCAGAGGAGATACAGGTCCAGAGTCAGCAGCAGGCCCGACCGCTCGCCCGCTGTCGAAGG GATTGTACAACAGTTCCTCGCCGGCCTCTTCGCTAACTCTGGTGTCTCCGGCTCGCCGCCGCTGTCATG GACAGGGATGCTGCATTCTAATCCAGGGGACTACGCCTGGGGACAGGGGGGCCTGGATGCTGTCATAACACAA ttaCTAGGTCAACTGGAGAACACGGGGCCTCCCCCAGCAGAGAAAGAGAGGATCTCTTCTCTCCCCTTTGTAAATATTACTCAGGAACAAGCAG ACTGTTGTATGGAATGTCCAGTGTGCAAAGAGGACTTTGAGGTGGGCGAGGCCGTCCGACAGCTCCCCTGTAACCACTTCTTCCATTCGGCCTGTATAGTACCATGGTTGGAGATG CACGACACGTGTCCAGTTTGTCGGAAGAGTTTGAACGGCGAAGACAGCAGCAGCCAGCCCCCGTCAGAGCCCCACTCCCTTTCCATGGACCCCCGCACACAGGAGAGGTGGTCCTTCTGA